The Castor canadensis chromosome X, mCasCan1.hap1v2, whole genome shotgun sequence genome includes a region encoding these proteins:
- the Gabrq gene encoding gamma-aminobutyric acid receptor subunit theta, with the protein MGIRGMLRAAALLLLIRTWLAESNDPRPTPKFHFEFSSTMPEVVLDLFKCKNCANEAVVQKILDRVLSKYDARLRPNFGGAPVPVGISIYVSSIEQISEINMDYTITMFLHQTWKDSRLAYYETNLNLTLDYRMHEKLWVPDCYFLNSKDAFLHDVTVDNRVFQLHPDGTVRYGIRLTTTAACSFDLHKFPMDKQACKLEVESYGYTVEDVVLSWEDNENAIHMTEELQIPQFAFLGRAITSKEVYFYTGSYMRLILKFQVQREVNSYLVQVYWPTVLTTILSWISFWMNYDSSAARVTIGLTSILVLTTIDSHLRDKLPHIACIKAIDIYILVCLFFVFLSLLEYVYINYLFFSQGLQRHRRRRRRPRRVVARYRYQEVVLGNVQDGLINVEDGVGSLPTGPVQARLASPESLGSLASSSEQAQLATPESLSPLFYPSGQSQLASGESLNDLPSTSQQALHGYGTRFHTDDCIIPIKIHNHAETQDDEDSEDSLSSDESHGHGPSRRPMLPHDQRCVQEASWDLVHIRSLHDDINVESSCLGLEEQRKGNTDSIWSLNDEEFMACDQEDSSSESDDSCPPSPGCSFNEGFSFQLFNPDSMPKVDRWSRFLFPLSFGLFNVVYWLYHIY; encoded by the exons ATGGGCATCCGAGGCATGCTGCGAGCCGCCGCGCTCCTGTTGCTCATCAGGACTTGGCTGGCGGAGAGCAACGACCCCCGTCCCACCCCGAAATTCCACTTCGAGTTCTCTTCCACCATGCCCGAAGTCGTTCTGGACCTCTTCAAGTG CAAAAATTGTGCAAATGAAGCTGTGGTTCAAAAGATTTTGGACAGAGTGCTGTCAAAATATGATGCCCGACTGAGACCAAATTTTGGAG GTGCCCCTGTGCCTGTGGGAATATCTATCTATGTCTCCAGCATTGAACAGATCTCCGAAATCAATATG GACTATACAATCACGATGTTTTTGCATCAAACCTGGAAGGATTCCCGCTTAGCCTACTATGAAACCAACCTAAACCTAACCCTGGACTATCGGATGCATGAGAAGTTGTGGGTCCCTGACTGCTACTTTCTGAATAGCAAGGATGCTTTTCTGCATGACGTAACTGTAGACAATCGCGTGTTTCAGCTGCATCCAGATGGGACAGTGCGGTATGGCATCCG ACTTACCACCACAGCAGCCTGTTCCTTCGATCTGCATAAATTCCCTATGGACAAGCAAGCCTGCAAGCTGGAGGTGGAGAGTT aTGGCTATACAGTGGAAGATGTTGTATTATCCTGGGAAGACAATGAGAATGCCATCCACATGACAGAGGAGCTGCAAATCCCTCAGTTTGCTTTCCTGGGGAGGGCAATTACTAGCAAGGAAGTATATTTCTACACAG GTTCCTACATGCGCCTGATACTGAAATTCCAGGTCCAGAGGGAAGTCAACAGTTACCTGGTGCAGGTCTATTGGCCCACTGTCCTTACCACCATTCTCTCCTGGATATCATTTTGGATGAACTATGATTCTTCTGCAGCCAGGGTGACAATTG GCCTAACGTCAATCCTTGTCCTGACTACCATTGACTCACATCTGCGGGATAAACTCCCCCACATTGCCTGTATCAAGGCCATTGACATCTATATCCTCGTGTGCTTATTCTTCGTGTTCCTGTCCTTGCTGGAGTATGTCTACATCAACTATCTTTTCTTCAGCCAAGGACTTCAGCGCCATCGTAGGCGACGCAGGAGGCCCAGAAGAGTTGTTGCCCGCTACCGCTACCAGGAAGTGGTGTTGGGAAACGTTCAG GATGGCCTGATTAACGTGGAAGACGGAGTCGGCTCTCTTCCCACCGGCCCTGTGCAGGCCCGACTGGCAAGCCCGGAAAGCCTCGGCTCTTTGGCATCCAGCTCAGAGCAGGCCCAGCTGGCCACCCCGGAAAGCCTCAGCCCACTCTTTTACCCCTCAGGCCAGTCCCAGCTGGCCAGTGGAGAAAGCCTGAATGATCTGCCCTCTACCTCTCAGCAGGCCCTGCATGGTTATGGTACTCGCTTCCACACAGATGACTGTAttattcctatcaaaatccaCAACCATGCTGAGACCCAGGATGATGAAGACTCCGAAGACAGCCTGAGCTCTGATGAAAGCCATGGCCATGGCCCCAGTAGGAGGCCCATGCTGCCCCATGACCAGAGGTGTGTGCAAGAAGCAAGCTGGGACCTTGTTCATATCCGGAGCTTACATGATGACATCAATGTTGAGAGCAGCTGCCTTGGTCTTGAGGAGCAACGCAAGGGGAATACTGACAGTATTTGGAGCCTTAATGATGAGGAATTCATGGCTTGTGACCAGGAGGACAGTAGCTCAGAGTCTGATGACAGTTGCCCCCCGAGCCCTGGGTGCTCCTTCAACGAAGGGTTCTCTTTCCAGCTCTTTAACCCTGACTCCATGCCTAAGGTTGACAGGTGGTCCCggttcctctttcctctttcctttgggTTGTTCAACGTCGTTTATTGGCTGTACCACATCTATTAG